A part of Desulfovibrio sp. X2 genomic DNA contains:
- a CDS encoding phosphoribosyltransferase has product MTIYPTSESGEKTLLQVPGLPYGVELPLVKLPGTRNGRRLRIASLNLVGQIRLNHDLGHLLAERIRAEIGDLDGVAVLTVVEKALQLTQVAAGELGLDAVAVAYNRVKPHMEADSRPLVQVGSESVTSGGKLLALYERDIHILAQATRGIILIDDVVSSGGTILGLLDLVEAAVNSVGRPAPELLGIFCAAQEGKPRVRLPAPVHALASLPTPEELG; this is encoded by the coding sequence ATGACCATCTATCCGACCAGCGAATCCGGCGAAAAGACCCTGCTCCAGGTCCCGGGCCTGCCCTACGGCGTGGAGCTGCCCCTGGTGAAGCTCCCGGGGACCAGGAACGGCAGGCGGCTGCGCATCGCCTCCCTGAACCTCGTGGGCCAGATCAGGCTGAACCACGACCTGGGCCACCTCCTGGCCGAGCGCATCCGCGCCGAGATCGGCGACCTCGACGGCGTCGCCGTGCTCACCGTGGTCGAGAAGGCCCTGCAGCTCACCCAGGTCGCCGCGGGCGAGCTCGGCCTGGACGCCGTGGCCGTGGCCTACAACCGCGTGAAGCCCCACATGGAGGCGGACAGCCGCCCCCTGGTCCAGGTGGGTTCGGAATCCGTGACCTCGGGCGGCAAGCTCCTGGCCCTCTACGAGCGCGACATCCACATCCTGGCCCAGGCCACGCGCGGCATCATCCTCATCGACGACGTGGTCTCGAGCGGCGGCACCATCCTCGGCCTGCTCGACCTCGTGGAGGCCGCGGTGAACTCCGTGGGCCGCCCCGCGCCCGAGCTGCTCGGCATCTTCTGCGCGGCCCAGGAAGGCAAGCCCCGCGTGCGCCTGCCCGCCCCGGTGCACGCCCTGGCCAGCCTGCCCACGCCCGAGGAGCTGGGGTAG